The following are encoded together in the Phaseolus vulgaris cultivar G19833 chromosome 9, P. vulgaris v2.0, whole genome shotgun sequence genome:
- the LOC137821777 gene encoding E3 ubiquitin-protein ligase RSL1-like — MFNPQTSPPPLPVMTPPATPLNYETASHKKNRRTTGVPVPLPHSVEVIDVDDFTPSSFFTPISFLGTIKSNVVSMDPHDGASKPVHVVDLSDTEDDDDLRVLNFIPTNTSFGKRKRFTGESSGAVPFDCEICTETKTSTEAFSINGCCHVYCKHCIALYVESKLQDNVVNIGCPVPRCRGLLEAEDCRSILAPEILDRWGKALCEAVISVEEKFYCPFPDCSVLLIRDEKDEGIRESNCPNCRRMFCALCRVPWHEDMPCEEFQKLNAEERGREDVMLRNLAKQMMWKRCPTCGFYVAKTSGCMYMKCRCGSAFCYNCGVPNLTPFHHCMSCRR; from the coding sequence ATGTTCAATCCTCAAACCTCGCCACCGCCGCTGCCGGTGATGACTCCGCCGGCAACCCCCCTTAACTATGAAACGGCGTCGCACAAGAAAAATCGCAGAACCACCGGAGTTCCCGTTCCTCTTCCTCATTCAGTGGAAGTGATCGACGTTGACGATTTCACTCCCTCCTCCTTTTTCACGCCCATTTCCTTCCTAGGCACGATCAAGTCAAACGTTGTCTCCATGGACCCACACGACGGTGCTTCCAAACCTGTCCACGTCGTCGACCTCTCCGACACCGAGGACGACGATGATCTCCGTGTCCTCAATTTCATTCCCACAAACACCTCCTTTGGCAAACGGAAAAGGTTCACGGGAGAATCCTCCGGCGCAGTCCCCTTCGACTGCGAAATCTGCACTGAAACCAAAACCTCCACGGAAGCTTTCTCCATCAACGGCTGCTGCCACGTCTACTGCAAACACTGCATCGCTCTCTATGTCGAATCGAAGCTCCAGGATAACGTCGTCAACATAGGCTGCCCTGTGCCGCGATGCAGGGGATTACTGGAAGCGGAAGATTGCCGCTCGATTCTCGCCCCTGAGATTTTGGATCGGTGGGGTAAAGCGCTGTGCGAGGCGGTGATTTCTGTGGAGGAGAAGTTCTATTGTCCTTTTCCAGATTGCTCTGTGCTGTTGATTCGCGACGAGAAGGATGAGGGTATCAGAGAATCGAATTGTCCAAACTGTCGGAGGATGTTCTGTGCGCTGTGTAGAGTACCCTGGCACGAGGACATGCCCTGTGAGGAGTTTCAAAAGCTGAACGCCGAAGAGAGGGGAAGAGAAGATGTGATGTTGAGAAACCTTGCTAAGCAAATGATGTGGAAGAGATGCCCCACTTGTGGGTTTTACGTTGCCAAAACCTCTGGCTGCATGTACATGAAATGCAG